Proteins encoded by one window of Venturia canescens isolate UGA chromosome 2, ASM1945775v1, whole genome shotgun sequence:
- the LOC122405974 gene encoding homocysteine S-methyltransferase-like yields MCSKVTVLDGGFSTQMSTHVGERIDGDPLWTARFLVSDPEAVLATHLDFLRAGSEIIETNTYQATVTGFMEYLGINEAESLKLISQAVDIAKRAVKIYRDEIADREDVPNREPLIAGSCGPYGASLHDGSEYTGEYSTNISLDMMKNWHRPRFEALINSGVDLLALETIPCALEAEALVELLKEYPNIRAWLTFSCRTDGQHIVDGSDFKQIAIKCYKNAAPGQIIGVGVNCLAPQSVSSLFRDINSDGNEEFIPLVIYPNSGETYTVLDGWKNIGNVCPLENFIHQWLDMGVRYIGGCCRTYAADVTKIRLKVLEWQLKQQKKQSNLAK; encoded by the coding sequence ATGTGCAGTAAAGTGACAGTATTGGACGGTGGTTTTTCAACGCAGATGTCAACTCACGTTGGCGAGAGGATAGACGGGGATCCGTTGTGGACAGCGAGGTTTCTAGTGAGCGACCCGGAGGCCGTGCTAGCGACGCATCTCGATTTTCTGCGAGCTGGTTCCGAAATAATCGAGACGAATACGTATCAAGCGACGGTGACCGGTTTCATGGAGTATTTGGGTATAAACGAGGCCGAGAGTCTCAAGTTGATAAGCCAAGCTGTGGACATAGCGAAGAGAGCTGTCAAAATATATCGCGATGAAATAGCCGACCGGGAGGATGTGCCGAACAGGGAGCCGCTGATCGCAGGCTCCTGCGGACCGTACGGTGCCTCGCTCCACGATGGATCGGAGTACACTGGTGAATACTCGACAAACATCTCCCTCGATATGATGAAGAATTGGCACCGGCCCCGCTTCGAGGCTCTTATTAATAGCGGCGTCGATCTGCTGGCATTGGAAACAATACCTTGCGCCTTGGAAGCCGAAGCGCTCGTCGAATTGCTCAAAGAATATCCGAACATCAGAGCTTGGCTGACGTTCTCCTGTCGAACCGACGGTCAACACATCGTCGACGGAAGTGACTTCAAACAAATAGCCATTAAATGTTACAAAAACGCTGCGCCCGGACAGATTATCGGAGTTGGTGTAAACTGCCTCGCCCCTCAAAGCGTCAGCTCTCTATTCCGCGACATAAATTCCGACGGGAACGAGGAGTTTATACCACTTGTAATCTATCCGAACAGCGGTGAAACTTACACCGTCCTCGACGGTTGGAAAAACATCGGCAATGTTTGCCcgctcgaaaatttcattcatcagTGGCTCGACATGGGCGTACGTTATATCGGAGGCTGCTGCAGGACTTATGCAGCCGACGTCACCAAAATACGTCTTAAGGTCCTCGAGTGGCAgctaaaacaacaaaaaaaacaatcaaaccTCGCTAAATAA
- the LOC122405976 gene encoding uncharacterized protein, translated as MGLKWFRARLTMNRMPKSSMITSSVSGFYRSISQFDTETQPAEPTYCQEIRTAPSGRSIATTPSETIAHNPMAGLNRQGIEGYQVPSEIISIPRQRLEMPSDARPIDTNEDLESPDDSVPKHLPRESIDFMRNLNSGGSFNRKGSRSRRVEFKKKKGRAPIPVETSNNHSRGGERFITFGKNGGSDASEIEI; from the coding sequence ATGGGGCTAAAATGGTTTCGGGCTCGTCTGACGATGAATCGGATGCCGAAATCGAGTATGATAACGTCAAGCGTATCCGGATTTTATCGATCAATTTCACAATTCGACACAGAGACACAGCCAGCCGAACCTACGTATTGCCAGGAAATTCGGACCGCTCCGAGTGGACGTTCGATAGCGACGACCCCATCCGAAACAATCGCTCACAACCCAATGGCAGGTTTGAATAGACAAGGGATCGAGGGTTACCAAGTTCCGAGCGAAATAATCTCGATACCTAGACAACGATTGGAAATGCCGAGTGACGCACGACCGATAGACACAAACGAAGACCTCGAATCTCCCGATGACAGCGTGCCGAAGCATTTACCCAGAGAATCGATAGACTTCATGCGCAATCTCAACTCCGGAGGTTCCTTCAATCGAAAAGGATCGCGATCGCGACGAGTGGAGTTCAAAAAAAAGAAGGGACGGGCTCCGATTCCAGTGGAAACGTCAAACAATCATTCCCGAGGTGGTGAAAGATTCATCACTTTCGGAAAAAACGGCGGATCCGATGCTAGTGAAATCGAAATTTGA